From the Salarias fasciatus chromosome 16, fSalaFa1.1, whole genome shotgun sequence genome, one window contains:
- the itga4 gene encoding integrin alpha-4, which produces MHPSAVCLSLLCSSAVLLLVPSVISPAAGYNLDQDHSLEFSGPSSSMFGYSVLLHRHGAQSWLVVGAPVANSSTSPSARSPGAIFRCGIAADSSHCHHMHSEVQHCGKTCEAESDHQWLGVSLSRQPGDNGGHILACAHRWKNVFYSRKDSQNNKLPNGVCYRYGNDLRHPQPIIPCYRDYQRKFGEDYGSCQAGISNFLTEDLIIMGAPGTSYWMGSVLVYNTSSRRMSVYLDDDDTGVVRFGSYLGYSVGAGHFLSPTSVEVLGGAPQYNQKGKVFIFVVDDTMLRPVSEVSGTELGSYFGSSVCAVDLNADGLSDLLVGAPMTTGTTREEGRVHVYINQGQAKLQEAEFQLTGSDAYAARFGETIADLGDLDDDGYPDVAVGAPQEDDLRGAVYIYNGRKEGISPTPSQRISGSSLGRDFRMFGQSLSSGVDIDDNGYQDVAVGAFLSDSAVVLRTRPVIQVKASLTLPEWIDQRVALCKEHKTPTVCFNVTVCFSVKSRQFKGAIDLQYNLTSDLLHKPSFPHRFYFHGNGSSNSTRGRVRARQGSLTCTTHVAYQRKDVRDIFTPVHFEVSYSLGETHRQRASSKTFPPLRPILQQSAGLRNTIANQTSFARSCSLANCSTNMQLSTQLVLPHEQQYFALGSGETITLKTSLLNAGDDAFLPRLTLRFPNNIHYIKVLQNQDNAVSCDVTEEVNSTTVTVDCGVTSLLLPARSQLNISFLLDVSQNSTPADAFIHLNTSSDNYERDDYLHDNSVSLLLPLKYGVNVNIHGFVSPSSFVFGDEDTIPADCYPEKFNYTYKVLNSGPSRSVNTVVEIALPKILTPYRHRLLQVVDWQSTQGVCSISDSTVSVIEDCDVPQASFIKQLVFFFSASSTRRMFCGRRDELCERLLCRLGNLEATRDATIQLEVSLNPAVLLQAPGRHGVMRLESTALMSSPTADPHTILIQDQPLTQVLVEAVFTQKPSTAVKIFIIVVSLVLGLMILAALIWCLWKAGFFKRDFQKKEEEFNRDSWDYVPKLDKRESTS; this is translated from the exons ATGCACCCTTCGGCTGTGTGCCTGagtctgctctgcagcagcgcggtcctgctcctggtccccTCTGTGATCAGCCCAGCTGCAGGATacaacctggaccaggaccacagtCTGGAGTTCAgcggcccctcctcctccatgtttggaTACTCCGTCCTGTTGCATCGGCATGGAGCTCAAAGCTG gTTGGTAGTTGGAGCTCCAGTTGCAAACTCGTCCACCAGTCCATCAGCTCGGTCTCCAGGAGCCATTTTTCGCTGCGGCATCGCAGCTGATTCAAGCCACTGCCACCACAtgcattcag AGGTGCAGCATTGTGGGAAGACGTGTGAAGCAGAGAGCGATCACCAGTGGCTTGGCGTTAGTCTGTCCAGACAGCCTGGAGACAACGGAGGACACATCCTG GCCTGTGCTCACCGCTGGAAGAACGTCTTCTATTCAAGGAAGGACAGTCAGAACAACAAGCTGCCTAACGGGGTCTGTTATCGCTACGGCAACGACCTGAGACATCCCCAGCCCATCATCCCCTGCTACAGAG ACTACCAGAGGAAGTTTGGGGAGGATTATGGATCATGTCAGGCTGGAATTTCCAACTTCCTGACAGAG GACCTGATCATCATGGGGGCTCCGGGGACGTCTTACTGGATGGGATCCGTCCTGGTCTACAACACGTCCAGCAGGAGGATGTCGGTTTATCTGGATGACGATGACACTGGAGTTGTCCGATTTGGAAGCTACCTGG GTTACTCTGTCGGAGCCGGTCACTTCCTGAGCCCCACCTCTGTGGAGGTGTTGGGTGGAGCTCCACAGTACAACCAGAAGGGAAAG GTCTTCATCTTCGTGGTAGATGACACCATGCTGCGGCCCGTCTCGGAAGTTTCTGGAACAGAG ctgggATCGTACTTCGGCTCCAGCGTGTGTGCGGTGGATCTGAACGCTGACGGTCTGTCTGACCTGCTGGTCGGCGCTCCCATGACGACGGGGACCaccagagaggaggggagagtcCACGTGTACATCAACCAGGGAcag gcgaagctgcaggaggcggaGTTTCAGCTGACGGGCAGCGACGCCTACGCCGCCCGGTTTGGGGAGACCATCGCTGACCTGGGAGACCTGGACGACGACGGGTACCccg atgtggcTGTTGGAGCCCCACAGGAAGACGATCTGAGAGGAGCCGTTTACATCTACAACGGCAGGAAGGAGGGAATCTCACCAACTCCATCTCAG aggatTTCTGGCTCCTCCCTGGGTCGTGACTTCAGGATGTTCGGCCAGTCACTGAGCTCCGGCGTCGACATCGACGATAATGGCTACCAGG ATGTGGCGGTTGGTGCCTTCCTGTCGGACTCGGCCGTGGTCCTCAG GACCCGTCCAGTGATTCAGGTGAAGGCGTCTCTGACGCTGCCTGAGTGGATTGACCAGCGGGTGGCGCTGTGCAAAGAGCACAAGACCCCAACCGTCTGTTTCAACGTGACCGTCTGCTTCAGCGTCAAGTCCAGACAGTTCAAAGGCGCTATAG ACCTGCAGTACaatttgacctctgacctcctccataAGCCGTCCTTCCCCCATCGCTTTTATTTTCACGGCAACGGGTCGTCCAACAGCACACGGGGACGCGTGAGAGCTCGACAGGGCAGCCTCACGTGCACAACGCACGTGGCTTATCAGAGG AAGGACGTGAGGGACATTTTCACTCCAGTACACTTTGAGGTTTCCTACAGTCTcggagagacacacagacaaagaGCCTCCTCCAAGACCTTCCCGCCGCTGAGGCCCATCCTGCAGCAGAGCGCCGGACTCCGCAACACCATCGCCAACCAG ACGTCGTTCGCCCGTTCCTGCTCTCTGGCGAACTGTTCCACCAACATGCAGCTGTCCACTCAGCTGGTGCTGCCAca CGAGCAGCAGTACTTCGCTCTGGGCTCTGGAGAGACCATCACCTTGAAGACCTCGCTGCTGAACGCCGGAGACGACGCCTTCCTGCCGCGACTGACGCTGCGATTCCCCAACAACATCCACTACATTAAAGTCCTGCAGAAT CAGGACAACGCCGTCAGCTGTGACGTGACGGAGGAAGTCAACTCTACAACAGTGACCGTGGACTGCGGCGTCACCAGCCTTCTCCTTCCAGCTCGCTCCCAG CTTAATATCAGCTTCCTCCTGGACGTGAGCCAGAACAGCACGCCTGCTGACGCCTTCATCCACCTCAACACCAGCAG cgATAACTATGAGAGAGACGATTACCTCCACGACAACTCCGTcagcctcctccttcctctcaaaTATGGAGTCAATGTCAACATCCATGG TTTTGTGAGTCCCTCCTCTTTTGTGTTCGGAGACGAAGACACCATCCCAGCTGACTGCTACCCTGAAAAATTCAATTACACATACAAG GTGTTGAACTCTGGCCCCAGCAGGTCGGTCAACACTGTGGTGGAGATCGCGCTGCCAAAGATCCTGACGCCGTACAGGCACCGGCTGCTGCAGGTGGTCGACTGGCAG tcgACTCAGGGAGTCTGCTCCATCAGCGACTCCACCGTGTCGGTCATCGAGGACTGCGACGTCCCCCAGGCCTCCTTCATCAAGCAgctcgtcttcttcttctccgcGTCTTCCACCCGCAGaatg TTCTGCGGCCGCCGTGACGAGCTGTGCGAGCGGCTGCTGTGTCGCCTCGGCAACCTGGAGGCGACGAGAGACGCCACCATCCAGCTGGAGGTCAGCCTGAACCccgccgtgctgctgcaggctccg ggtCGTCATGGCGTCATGCGGCTGGAAAGCACGGCGCTGATGTCTTCTCCCACAGCGGATCCACACACCATCCTCATCCAGGACCAGCCCCTCACACag GTGTTGGTGGAAGCCGTTTTTACCCAGAAGCCCTCAACAGCGGTGAAGATCTTCATCATCGTGGTCAGTTTGGTTTTGGGACTGATGATCCTCGCTGCGCTCATCTGGTGTTTGTGGAAG GCTGGTTTCTTCAAGAGAGACTTccagaagaaggaggaggagttcaACAGAGACAGCTGGGATTACGTTCCGAAACTCGATAAAAGAGAGAGCACGTCCTAA